Genomic window (Vitis riparia cultivar Riparia Gloire de Montpellier isolate 1030 chromosome 4, EGFV_Vit.rip_1.0, whole genome shotgun sequence):
TGCACCCGTGTCCCATCAGCCAGCAATACCTAAATAATTCCAGCCATGTTCCCAACATCTAATTAGTTTCATCCATGCTTCAAAATACATGATTTAGGGAACCTGCAAAGCGAAACTCACCCCATTTACTCTGCCCGAGTCCTCAATCATCAACTGTGAAACCTGAAAAACAAAATGGATACTTGACAATAGTATGAGATAGCTCCAGAAAATACCAATGCAAACAGCTTGacaatataaaagaaatcaatGAAGGACAAAGGTTTCAGACCAAAGCATGAACCATCCCAGCTTAGTCACTGTGATCCATGGAAGAAGGATAGTTAAAAAGCAAAACTGCATGTTAAACTCAGGattcacattatttttattataattatagaaTTAGAAGATTTCAAAACTAACACTTTGCTCAAAAAATGTAACAAACTTCAAGAAAGTTTTAGCAGTTTTAAGTACTGagccatttcttttccatttttcccttttctttaaGCTCTATTTTGGGGGGCCTtaatcagatttttttttaaagaatattattttagaaaaatataattaaaagatggttgtttaaaaaataaatacaaaaataccaCACTTTTGAccacttgttttgtttttatactAACCACTTCTTTTGAAAAGAAGTGTTGATTTTTTACACCAAACTTGTCTTTTCAAACAAGTTCACTTTTTACATTGAACTCGTCTTTTTAAAAAGATGAGTTTCACGTAGAATCCTAAACTATggtaattttagaattatttttggtataacagtttaaaaaaaaattaaattaaactactGTACTTGTCCAGAAAGCCTGGCCCTGCTCCACATTCAAAGTCCAGGCTTTTAAGGTTTGGGATCTCCTGTCCATTTCAAAATCCCAGTCAAAACCTTTCCATAAAAACCTCCCAGTACATCAAAAAAACTCTTGGAGTTTCATGTTTGCATGTCTATATTGGTGGTGCCTGACAGCAAAATTTAGACCAAGATGCAATCAAATGAAATAACAGGAACTAAAGTAAATATTTCCCATAGAATCAAACTTTTTTGCTTCATAGAGAGGAAGTTGCATTATGAAAGCTAGAAAAGTGAGTACAAAACGAATATACCTCTGCACTTGTTACAACATGAGCCCCAGCTTCTTTAGCAGCCTTGCTAATAGCCAAGGATACTGAGCCCATACCACCTTCAACATACCTACAAGGAATATCATCTCTCAAGTATACTTGTTCTCCAAGCAAGAACTTTCAACATTTATCTAAAATTGCAGAACATCAACTCAGACATCCTCATCCATAGGAGAAAAGAACAAAGGATATTTGGAAGAATTCTATCAAAGTGAGgacattaaattaattatgtcTTTATCAGTATTCAAGCCCAAGAACTTGAGGAAGAAGAAATAGTAATCCATTCTATACAATTGAACTTGTCAAACTTTAAATGCTAATATCACAGAATATATGACATCCcctgaaaaggaaaaaaaaatattaggaagaaggaaaaagaaaatcatacctACAAGCAGTGGCAGAGCAAGGAATTCATTATGGGGATGCAAAGGGTACGAGATTCATTTCAGGGGGCCAAAATTAAACATAAACAACTCAGTTTATCCTAGTGGTGACCTTATCTTGATCTATAACATAGGTCAAGGATTCAATCCTTGCCTGAGTCactatcttattttcatttttcaggGGGAGCATGTGCCTCCCTGGGCCCTGTTTGGCTCCACTCCTGCCTAGAAGAAATGGCAGAAAATTGTTGGCTAACCTATAATGTCAAAACCACCTTTTCTTGTAGGAATTGTGTGGACATGTTTAAACAAATCCAATTTATAATGAAATTATGATTTGGTATTAGcccattattattttcatccaaTTTTTATAGGTTGACTTGTTTAGATTAGTACCATCATAGTTCACCACTCCATTTTCTTCCGTACAATTCTGTACATGCAAAGTGGCTATTCCTAAAGCAAAGTGTTTAGCTTTTATAAATTCCAAACTTCTTGTAAGCAGTGACCTTTCCAATGATGAAAAACATTAATAATAGGCATTACATTTTCCTATTTCTATGATTTACAGTAAAACCTTAAAATATACTCATATAAAGCTTGAAACTGGGATACATACGACCAAATACCACGATCACCATCGGTTTCTCCCATCACATGATGTAGCAGAACATATCCACTCCCAGGTGTGTGGACACTTCCCTACAACACAAAATTAAGGCAAACTGATTTATGAATGCTTATAACTTAGCAGAAACATGTCTAACACCTAATCAAGTTGTTGTGAACAATGTGACAAATTCATAGAATTGGATCTGAAACAAGCAACATATCTTGTTatcaaaggtttttttttttttttttttttttttttataggtaaattttttgtccccactgggacttgaacctagaacctcccccaaaccctccccaacccttttccacttgagccaagcctcaagggcATTATCAAGGGTGGTCATGTCTACTTctgtttttataataaattctgACAGGACTTATGGGACAGCGATGATAGAAGTAAGAATACAAGAATACTCAAAATCTTCAATAGTATATGCTAGGCATGGGCTGAGTTCCTCTCATAAAAATGTTAAGCGTTTGTTTGGGTAAAACCAGTGCAGTAGATTCCTACATGCAGTCTCTAGGATACAACAAACCCATCTTAGAGCATTGGATTCTCTTTTCTACGCTACTATGAATCCTTGAACTTGCTGCCATTTTTTACTGTCTACTGTACAAAACAAAACTCTGAAAGCTCTAAGTGATAAATGAAgttgatataaaacaaatataatcatTTGTTTTGATCTCTTCTTTCCCTGTGTGTGTGCATGCATGCCTGTGTGCGAATTTGTGTATCTGTCtatgtgtgtgagagagagagaaagggagagaggTGAACTTTTCAAATCAATCCCACCAAATCCCTCTTTATATAAGAATGATTATGCAAAGAAAGAGGAGTCTGCACCCTATGAACCTGCCTTGGGCAGTCCAAAAACAGTATGCCTGAACCCAATATTCCCAGAATCTTCCACAGCATGATAGTGGAACttgattgaaaatattatataattataagaAAAGGTGTCTTTTCACAGCAAGATCTAGAATACAACGAACAAGGTAAAGATTACCTTCACaggaaaggaagaaacaaacaaaaaatgtagattaaatattaaaattccaTTAGATGCAGCAGTGAAATGAGCAAAACAAGACACAACCCTTTTCAATAGAATAAAAATGTCAGACAACAGACACTACTATCATGGGttcccattttcttttgttcaacTTGTACACATTTAATCTTAATCCCACAGAAACTCCACATACCATCCCTCACCACATCAGAGTCTACCAGAGATAAAAGGTAAACTAGAGGCAACCAATGAAAATTACttcttaaataaatgaatgcATGTTAGGTTAGAATGACTTATACAAGAAGCAAATGcacaaaattagaaaaaaagaaaaagtttcttACTGTACTTCCAATCACAGCATCTGTTGCAAGTGTTGCCTTCAGGACATCAGTCTGTAGATATCAAAATCAGCAAAAGagtattaatttttatgtcaGTAAACACTActctattaaataaataaataaaaatacaacaaaaactCTTCTCACCATTTAAAGGACAGAATATCATTCTTTAATTCAAGTAAGCACAATTCCTTTAACTAAAGAAAATACAGTGAAAACTCCTTTTTCATTTAACATGAACTAGTTAAAGAGTCCAACAACTGATATTTAAGGAGGCTGTTTTTCAATCTACTGGAAAATTAGACCAATAAGTTATCAAAATAGAAATCATGCATACAATATTGTTGTGAGTTAGCCATGGAGACTAGATGCCTAGACATGTAGGATAACTCTGTATTGGAAATTGGTATGTTGAACAAGTATCAACATGCATTAATGCCTCCACGTGCTTGGCAACCAGAGGGAAAACTCTAAAAAACCGAGtcattcctttatatatatatttaaaatagaataatcTGTGCATCATACATTTTATCATAAGACCTAAATAAGGTTAtaacttcatttttaattttctttttgatggGCAAACCAGAATATATAAAAGACGCCAATCAAAGAGATGGGGACGCACCCCAAGTACATGAGAATTATACAAAGGAAGCCAAAACAAAACAGAAACACCTCAGACAAGCACACAAAACACCCTCTCACTAAcacaaccaatcaataaaatctaacAATGAAACAAGACCAGAATATGTTGGCACCACCggttataacaaataaaaatttaaaatagtaaagCTGATGGGAAAGAAATATCagataacaaataaattcaaatatatctatataaacATGTTTCATACAGAAGTTCTCATAGATAGGCCACCTAAAGATTGAAGTAAATATAGTTCTCTTTTTCCATCAAACATTAAATCTATACTAGTGGATTAAAAATCAGAAGAGTCCGAAGTTTTCAAGTAACTTTGAATCAAAGGGATGCAAGATGTGCATGGAAAAACATCAAACTAGAATGGTAATAAACTTGAACTTCACTTTTTGCAGTAAATAGTAATATTTAAGATGAAATGCCAATATTTAAGATTGCATAACAACCTCAAACCAGTTATTCAAAACTTTTGATGCAGGGGCCAATAAAAGGTCCATGAAGTCCCTGTCCAAATCAACCAAGAAATATTAGCAAAGGTTGAGACTTCAACTCACAAAAAATCAAGTTACTCAAACACAAATTCGTGAACTTGATTGAAGTGGATACCTTCAGTATCTTACATTTATGATATGTTACACTGTTTCTAGTAGTTGCAATAGTAACTGACCAAATACTGATGTGTTAAAATAAAATGGCCGGCTTTAGATTAGAAGAAAGAACCTTACACCAAATCCTTTTGTCCCAATGAGAGTGCCGAACGCAGACAATGAGCCCAAAAAACTGATTTGCGTACATTATTCTTGATGCGGTCATTCAATGATGAAAGCCCTTGCATGGTTTCAGGAGGAGGTGAATCCAAAAGCGGATCCATGAGTTTACAGAAGTTCTCTAGCTGATTCTCATATCTAACAATGGATACAAATTCAATAaccaaataaatagataaataatcatTCTGTATAAACAAAATTAAGGTTGGCAAACACCACCGGACAATGTTTAATTTATACAGCATTTAGAAACAAAAGATTCCACATTTACAGCTGAGTGGAATATTTGAAGTCCAGTCAGAAATTTATTGTCACCTCTGTTCATATATAATCatctaaaagaaattaaagaagcAACAGCACCTTGGATAGGCATCAGCATCTCGTTTGGAGAACTTTGAAATTTCAGAATAATTAAGGTCCGTATCAGGGCCTAAGAGAAGATACCGCCCATCAACACAAGGCGTGAAGGATGAAGGATTCCTCTTCAACAACTTTAATCCATGTCTTGCTAACTCTAATTCCCTTTTTattccaagaaaacaaaaaatggtttatataaaaaagtctGTAAGCCAAGTTCCAAATAACAAAGAAAGAAGGCAAACAAGTACTAGGAATGGAGGTCGGACTTGATGACGGAAGGGCGGAGGAGGCTCTGGAGGTAGCTGCATCGGGAGAACTTAAAGCCAGGGATAATTTCTTCTGTGACTGCCGCGCCGCCTATGATGTGGCGACGTTCGAGAACAGCAACAGAGAGACCAGCGCGAGCCAGGTATGCGCCGGCGGTTAGGCCGTTGTGGCCGGCACCGATTACCAGCGCGTCCCATTTCTTCTCCTTCAATGCGTTACTGCAGCCGGCGCTGCTGCTAAAACCCCTTCGCCACATTTTTCTCCCTTTCTCAGTCTCCGGTCACCACTGTTTTCAGTGCTTCGAGTTGTGGACTGCAGTggcaataatattttattctattattcCTTTTTGGGTTTCAGTTGAGAGCGTGAAGTATCGTGACCAGTGTCCCTTGtccaatttcatttatttaccaTGAAAAGAATGGTGAAATATATTCGATgagtatttaatttaatttcatccaATATGACAAAAGAGCAGCATCATGGATTGGGGTTGTGCTTTACACGCAAGAACAGGCAAATTGGGTGGGAGTTGTGGAACCCTGGCGGATGCCACTCTGCACACTGATGATCAGCATGAAACTCCGTGACCAAGGTTGGATCCCCAATCCAAGCACCAATTGTGCTGGGAGGGAGCTTCACCTGGTGTTATGCAGAGggcatataaataaattagcCAATGAGGCAATTGAGCACTCCTGGTGCCATGATCTTCATGTCCTTGTTCCAATATGTTTTCTCAGAAACACCGCCCAGAAGTAAAACGGTGTTCTCTCACATTGAACTTTTTATTGGTTCTTGTATATTTCTCCTTCAACCCGGAAAGAAAGAACACAAAccccaaaaacacaaaaaaaaggGCTATCTtcctaaatttatttcaaaaatcaaccaCATCTCTCCAATAGATGGAAACTAATATGGAAAATATTGTGGAGAATAACATTCATTAAATCCAACCCtcatacataatattttttaagatctTGAATGACGACTTGTGCAGAGTTACGACCAGGCGCCCCCATCACACCACCACCAGGATGTGTTCCACTGCCGCACAAATACAGCCCTCTCACTGGAGTCCTATAACCTGACCTGTATCCACAGGAATAACAAGGATTGCTCAACATTAAAGTTCTAAAGATCTGcataaaaactacttttatgaGTGGTGAGAAATACCATCCTTTGACAGGGCGCATCAGGAAAAGAGAATCCAAACTCATAGCACCATGAAAAATATTCCCCCCTGCCAAATTTCTTCAGAAATCAGTATATGCAATGCTCATTATGTATCATGCTTCTCACATCCAAGTGTGGCACATCAAAGCAGTGTATCAAATCTGGCAATCTCAAGTAGACTTATGCTGGAATTTTCTATCACATGTCAAGAACTTGATAATATTTGACATGTTATAAGCACAGTATGTAAGTCAGAGGGTCTATTTGGTAAAACAGTTTTCaataatagttcttaaaaatggttttaagttgttttcagaaataaaattttatttgagaatccaaatattaaaaacagttttctctGTTTATTGTCACCATTAAAATATTGTCCACTTATATATAGCGAAAtagttttgaaagtatttgttGTATTTCAATTGTTTCTTCGAATATTCTAAAAGTAatagaaaacaacttaaaattattctaaaaattcaaaacaaattcttaacaaactattttcaataaaaaaaaagtttctcataattaatatgcatgttagaaaaattaaaatattattctagaACTACCCGGTTGGTCCATATGCccaaaagaattaaattttggtgCTTATAGGGAAACAAATATTCaggatttcaattttcaatgtACATTTTGACATCTCTTGTTGCCTACAAATATTCAGTATAATCAAGctgaaaatttcaaaagaaagaaaagcctATTTTCATGATCCAGAACTCAATGGTCGTGCAGTAATACCTGTCAGACCAATCACCCTCTCAAGATCCGGTGGTGCCAGCATGTCATAACCAATGACAGATGAGCTAAAGCCAGGGGCATATTCATCAATCAAGTTGAAACACCTTTTTGCATATGATTCCTGCAAAAAGGGTGTCTTTAAGCTATCATTTAATTTATGTGGATGTACTCCATATTCATAGGAACATTAGAAACATCGATACAAAGGTGAGACATGATTAATTATAGAGTGCATTAAACTGCAGGGTCTGCAACAGCATGTCATGTATACAAAGAGCAGCACCAAGTGTACTGTAACCAACTTTTCAGTTGTCTTCTAAGTTCTAACTACAGTTTCACCTCACATGGAAATGtatagttcatttttatttatagaaccTAGAGCATTCATACACACATAAATCCCATCAGATAGACTGCCAACTTACTCTGTATGCAGGATCTTCCCAGCTACCATCAGTGAGATTATAGGGTGTGTATTGGGTAAATAGACTGACCACATGCTTACCTACAAGAAGGATAGGTTCTCTGGATGTGATGCATGGATTTATCATTTTACAGAGAAATCACAATCTATTAGTCTAGCATACTCCAATAAGTTGtgtgaataataaaataaacacagTAAAGTACATTAAACCATGATAGCAGAAGTTATGAATAAAATCAAAGGGAAATGTTAACTGCTTGGACAACCTATGTAGTTTGCATAAATACATACAATAACCCCTCAAGTTGCTAATCTAACACTGTACCCCTACCCTCTCCTGTCAATCTAGATGAATAAACCAGAGAAAGGAAGCTGAACTTGGAAaattccatgtatatatgactCAGCATAGTATTTATGATGCAGCATACACTGTTTAAAATAAACCTCAAGAAGATGCCAGAGTAGATTTACACTTCCTGGATTTGCGTGCATGTAACACAATAAACAGGATCAATTGTGTGATTTGAAAAGattctcatttttgtaaataatgcCCTTAATGCAGCATCAAGACTACATCATTTTCTCCTTacttttgttgtttcaaaacAGCAGGTTGGACAGAAACTCGCTGTTTCTAGAACAGATATGAATTTCATTGTTGCCCTCTTCAGAGTAAACACAGAAAGCAGAAACCAAAAGATTATAGCTTTGAATTGAAGTCTCCAGGCATGTTCCTTGTATTTAGTTCAAAGCCAAATAAATCTTATTTCAAATTGTTGCATGCACTAATGATCTACGGAGTTGAAAGGCTTCAAtatctaaaatagaaaaaaaaaaaaaaaaaaaaaaggagaagaagactATCCAGCTTATCTTACTGAAAAAAGAATTGAAGCATCTTTAATGTTTTTGGCACATCTGGCTCATAGTGAGTGTCAAATGGTTTCACAGCAGAATTGCTCCCATGTTATTtccatgataaattaaaaaataaactcaaGCCAGTATTATAAGccataaaacataaaagataaCATTATGTCACATTTAATAGGAGATTGGACCCTCCCACCTCCTTGCCCCTCCTCTTTCCATGCATGTTTGTGCCTGAGGAGAGAGTCCATGTGTGTTTTTATAGGCTTTCTATATGTTAGCATTAAGCTACCAACTTGATTCAAAAACTTTAGTTGTTAGTAAATGCTGGCAGCCTGCCTTATGGATAGTCTTCTTTTGGCTTGCCCATAAGCTCATTTAGTTCAAGGGTCAtcattaaatcaaagcaaaaattTCCTTCGGTTTAGTGACAATTTTCTTTATGCAAAACGAGTTAAGTGGGGAAGCTCAAGCAACACTGTTTTCGGATTGAGAAGTTGGTAGGTCAATAAATTGGTTGCTAATTCAAGTTCACCCACTTCCATCTTTCTCTTTGGTGcttgtcttttatttatttgagaacACGCTTTATGTCCTTTCAAAATGTATGATAGTTGTAGAATGAAGAACTTGAGGTAAGAGAATAAATTTCTTCCTTAATCTCGATCTGTACATACCCacatatttatacaaatattcctagtataaagaatataaattttgCTAACCTAATTCTATCAAATGTCTTTGATTATGAGATTGCCCTAATCCTTTCCTTAATCACAAAAATATACAGCTATAATCTTTCCTAGTTacattgatgtaggacaaccctagaatggttgcctacactcaagggtaggtgggctagggttttatttttagggtgtaaggagaggaacaaggaataaactttatggtagagaaaattataagataagaaatagagagaaagaagaaacaatgaagaagagatggaaaaccttagagtctcactaaggcattctaggagtctcacctagaagaaaatcaatggagtctcaccattgaggattgcaaccttgcaatgaaagaaagtataatattattcatcaaaattcattcctttgatttacattgattagcctatttataggcttctctaagaaatccaaagtttactaggactctaataacctattttactaggactctaataacctatcatgactcaaattctaattatattataactcaactagctaatcctaattagactccaacaaataccaatccctattcaattctaattaatattaatcctacttaaagtttacttaggtcttccctttcttccttgaataaactttaaaaggctttcccccatcaattCTCCCCGGCTTGAAAGAACTCGGCTCCGACGAGTTAGATGCTTGATGCAATTCATAAAGATCGGGGTTAATCTTCTGAAAATCCGTTGTCGTAATCCATGTATTCTCAGAATGTGGTTTGCCTTGCCATTTCACCAAAAATTTTTGGTATCCACCTTGTCGAGTAGACATAAGTTGATCATCAAGAACATACTCGATCTCGGGACGTGGGCTAAGAGTAGGTGGTAATTGACGATCCAACTCTTCACTTACATCGTTGTGATGGCCATGGTAGATATTCAAATCTTCCACATTAAATATTGGACTAAAATGCAAGTTTGAAGGGAGCTCTAACAAATAAGCATTCTCACCCAACCGCTTTAGTACCCGAAATGGACCCGCTTTCTTAGCTTGAAGCTTTTGATATGTGTTCGGATGAAATCTTTCTGGTCGTAAACGAACCATCACTAGATCACCTTCTTGAAACTGAATATATCTTCGATGTGCATCTGCTGCCTCTTTATAGTTCTCATtgctgattttgattttttctcgtACCTTTTCATGTATATCTCGTATATGACGTGCAAATGCATCACCATCTTGGCTGGTGCGGACAGAAGTAGGTAATGGTATAAGATCAACAGGTTGCTTAGGTTTCAGCCCATATGCCACTTCAAAAGGTGAGTACCCAGTAGTACGATTAGTGGAGCTATTGAAAGCAAATTCGGCTTGTGGTAAGATATTATCCCACTTTCTCAACTGATCTCTCACAATGCATCTCAAAAGATTACCAAGACTGCGATTGACAACTTCTGTTTGTCCATCAGTTTGAGGCtgaaaagaacttgaaaattttaattgagtacctAGCTTGGCCCACAAGGTTTTCCAAAATAGCTCATAAACTTGACATCGCGATCAGAAACAATGGATTGTGGTAATCCATGCAATCGAACTACTTCATTAAAGAATAAGGCAGCAACATAAGAAGCATCCGAAGCCTTCTTACATGGGATAAAATGTGCCATTTTGGAAAATCTATCAACCACAACAAATATAGAATCAAAGCCCCGTTGTGTCCTTGGTAATCCAAGTACAAAATCCATGCTCAAGTCTTCCCAAGGTTTGGAAGGAACTGGTAATGGCGTATATAACCCCGTATTTTGCTTTGAACCTTTTCCTACTTGACATGCTCGACATTGTTTGATAACCTTCCAAACATCCTTCTTTAAACTAGGCCAAAAGAAGCGATCTTCCACCAAAGCAATGGTCTTATCTCGTCCAAAATGTCCACCCATTCCGCCTCCATGAAGTTCCATATGACATGATCACGTAGAGAAGTCCTTGGTAAGCATAAacgatttttataaaacaagtacCCTTCTAAAATCTGGAAATCACTACATGTTGTTTTTGAACCACTCAAAAGAGAGGAATAAACATCTCCAAAATCAGCATCATTGTCATAGCAAtgctttaattcttcaaatccaaTTGTAGTGGTTGACATGTTTACTAAGAGAAGGGCCTTCCTGCTAAGGGCATCAgctactttattttcaattcctgCACAATGCCTTAAATTAAAGGTAAACAGTTGAAGAAAACTACTCCATTTTGCATGTCGAGAGTTAAGCTTCTTTTGAGAATTAAGATATCGCAAGGCTTCATGATCtgaatacaaaacaaattctttGTAACTGAGATAATGTTGCCAATGCCTAATTGCTTGCACCACTGCATAGAATTCAAGATCATATGTGGAGTATTTTTCTTTGCCCCATTGAGCTTCTCACTAAAGAAAGCCACAGGGTGTCCCTCTTGGCTAAGGACTGCTCCAATTCCCACATGGGAAGCATCACAGGCCACCTCAAATACTTTCTCAAAGTCTGGTAGGCATAGGATAGGAGGGTTCACcatcttggatttgatttcttcaaatgcCTTGTTGGCTGCCTTGgtccaaataaataaaccagGTTTCATGCATTCAGTAATTGGGGCCATAATAGAGCTGAAATTTCGAATAAATCGTCAATAGAATGTAGCCATTCCATGGAAGCTTCGCACCTCATGGATATTTGTTGGTACTGGCCAATCAACAATAGCTTTGATCTTCTCCGGATCTGTTTCAACACCCTTAGAAGACACAACAAAGCCAAGAAATACAACACTAGGGCTCATGAAagtacattttttcaaattaatgt
Coding sequences:
- the LOC117912092 gene encoding pyridine nucleotide-disulfide oxidoreductase domain-containing protein 2 produces the protein MWRRGFSSSAGCSNALKEKKWDALVIGAGHNGLTAGAYLARAGLSVAVLERRHIIGGAAVTEEIIPGFKFSRCSYLQSLLRPSVIKELELARHGLKLLKRNPSSFTPCVDGRYLLLGPDTDLNYSEISKFSKRDADAYPRYENQLENFCKLMDPLLDSPPPETMQGLSSLNDRIKNNVRKSVFWAHCLRSALSLGQKDLVDFMDLLLAPASKVLNNWFETDVLKATLATDAVIGSTGSVHTPGSGYVLLHHVMGETDGDRGIWSYVEGGMGSVSLAISKAAKEAGAHVVTSAEVSQLMIEDSGRVNGVLLADGTRVHSSVVLSNATPYKTFMEFVPENVLPDDFLRAIKYSDYSSGTTKMNLAVDTLPQFQCCKLSHPDAGPQHVGTIHIGSESMEEIDSASQDATNGIPSQRPIIEMTIPSVLDKTISPPGQHVINLFIQYTPYKPLDGSWEDPAYRELFAQRCFNLIDEYAPGFSSTILGYDMLTPPDLEREIGLTGGNIFHGAMGLDSLFLMRPVKGWSNYRTPLQGLYLCGSGAHPGGGVMGAPGRNAASVVLEDVKKSFN